In the Hordeum vulgare subsp. vulgare chromosome 7H, MorexV3_pseudomolecules_assembly, whole genome shotgun sequence genome, one interval contains:
- the LOC123413600 gene encoding pectin acetylesterase 5-like: MEAVQLAGIFSNDRSQNSDFYNWNKVFVRYCDGASFSGDAEYEDQDGNKLFFRGLHIWDAVIDELMEKGLANAKQALLAGCSSGGLATLVHCDDFSARFPRKVAVKCFSDAGFFLDKKDIDGERFIRSVYNGVVQLQNVSKVLPKDCLRKKEPLDCFFPSELIKSITTPTFILNSGYDSWQIQNVLVPDESSPEKSWLTCKANIRDCDFTQMEVLHGFRKTLVDDLKLIQNKEEWGLFIDSCFTHCQTPFRISWDSLISPRLGNKTIAQAVGDWHFSREQRVKQIDCEYPCNPTCSSQLPS; this comes from the exons ATGGAAGCGGTTCAGCTGGCTGGGATTTTCAGCAATGATCGGAGCCAAAATTCTG ATTTCTACAACTGGAATAAAGTTTTCGTGCGGTATTGTGATGGAGCGTCATTTTCTGGGGATGCGGAGTATGAAGATCAA GATGGAAACAAGCTTTTCTTCAGAGGGTTGCACATTTGGGACGCGGTCATTGATGAGCTCATGGAAAAAGGACTTGCTAATGCTAAACAG GCCCTCCTTGCAGGTTGTTCTTCCGGTGGCTTAGCCACACTTGTGCATTGTGATGATTTTAGTGCACGGTTTCCTCGGAAGGTTGCGGTTAAATGCTTTTCTGATGCTGGTTTTTTTCTTGACAA AAAGGATATAGATGGAGAAAGGTTTATCCGGTCCGTGTACAATGGGGTTGTTCAACTTCAG AATGTTAGCAAAGTTTTGCCCAAGGACTGCCTCAGAAAAAAGGAACCACTCGAT TGTTTCTTTCCTTCTGAGCTTATTAAGAGCATCACCACCCCCACTTTTATTCTCAACTCTGGATACGACTCTTGGCAG ATACAAAATGTGCTTGTACCAGATGAATCCTCTCCTGAAAAGTCATGGTTGACTTGCAAGGCTAACATCCGAGACTGTGATTTCACACAAATGGAAGTCCTTCATG GATTCAGGAAGACACTAGTGGATGATCTAAAGCTCATCCAAAATAAGGAGGAGTGGGGATTGTTCATCGATTCATGCTTCACCCACTGCCAAACACCATTTAGAATCTCATGGGATTCACTAATCTCCCCAAGGCTTGGAAATAAG ACGATCGCACAAGCTGTTGGAGATTGGCACTTTAGCAGAGAGCAAAGAGTAAAACAAATCGATTGCGAGTATCCATGCAACCCTACATGCAGTAGCCAGTTGCCTTCCTAA